Proteins from one Streptomyces genisteinicus genomic window:
- the aspS gene encoding aspartate--tRNA ligase — translation MHRYRSHTCGELRASDVGTDVRLSGWLHNRRDLGGILFIDLRDHYGITQLVARPGTPAAEVLDKLTKETVVRVDGKVVSRGAENVNPELPTGEIEIEAAEVEVLGAAKQIPFTINTDDGVNEERRLEYRFLDLRRERMHRNIMLRSAVIASIRSKMVALGFNEMATPILAATSPEGARDFVVPSRLNPGKFYALPQAPQQFKQLLMISGFDRYFQIAPCFRDEDARADRSPGEFYQLDVEMSFVEQEDVFQPIEKLMTEIFEEFGGGRHVTSPFPRIPFRESMLKYGNDKPDLRTDLELVDITDVFEGSEFKAFAGKHVRALAVPDTGDQPRKFFDGLGDFAVSLGAKGLAWVRVGEGGALTGPIAKFLTEENVAVLTDRLGLKPGHAIFFGAGEFDEVSKIMGPVRVEAAKRAGRFEEDVFRFAWIVDFPMYERDEDTGKIDFSHNPFSMPQGGLEALETQDPLDVLGWQYDIVCNGIELSSGAIRNHEPEIMFKAFEIAGYSRETVEQEFAGMLRAFEYGAPPHGGIAPGVDRIVMLLADEPNIRETIAFPLNGNAQDLLMGAPTELDEARLKELNIQLRKPVEKKAAEGRPVTEAVHPDAAR, via the coding sequence ATGCATCGGTACAGGTCCCACACCTGCGGCGAGCTCCGCGCCTCTGACGTCGGCACCGACGTCCGGCTGAGCGGCTGGCTGCACAATCGCCGAGACCTGGGCGGCATCCTCTTCATCGATCTGCGCGACCACTACGGCATCACGCAGCTCGTCGCCCGCCCCGGCACCCCGGCCGCCGAGGTGCTCGACAAGCTGACGAAGGAGACCGTCGTCCGCGTGGACGGCAAGGTCGTCTCGCGCGGCGCCGAGAACGTCAACCCGGAACTGCCCACCGGCGAGATCGAGATCGAGGCCGCCGAGGTCGAGGTGCTCGGCGCGGCCAAGCAGATCCCCTTCACCATCAACACCGACGACGGGGTGAACGAGGAGCGCCGTCTCGAGTACCGCTTCCTCGACCTGCGCCGCGAGCGCATGCACCGCAACATCATGCTGCGCTCGGCGGTCATCGCCTCGATCCGCTCGAAGATGGTGGCCCTCGGCTTCAACGAGATGGCGACCCCGATCCTCGCCGCCACCTCCCCCGAGGGCGCCCGCGACTTCGTGGTCCCGTCCCGGCTGAACCCCGGCAAGTTCTACGCGCTGCCGCAGGCGCCGCAGCAGTTCAAGCAGCTGCTGATGATCTCCGGCTTCGACCGCTACTTCCAGATCGCGCCCTGCTTCCGCGACGAGGACGCCCGCGCGGACCGTTCGCCGGGCGAGTTCTACCAGCTCGACGTCGAGATGAGCTTCGTCGAGCAGGAGGACGTCTTCCAGCCGATCGAGAAGCTGATGACGGAGATCTTCGAGGAGTTCGGCGGGGGCCGCCACGTCACCTCCCCGTTCCCGCGGATCCCGTTCCGCGAGTCGATGCTGAAGTACGGCAACGACAAGCCCGACCTGCGCACCGACCTGGAACTGGTCGACATCACCGACGTCTTCGAGGGCTCGGAGTTCAAGGCGTTCGCCGGCAAGCACGTGCGGGCCCTGGCCGTCCCGGACACCGGTGACCAGCCGCGCAAGTTCTTCGACGGCCTCGGCGACTTCGCCGTCTCCCTCGGCGCGAAGGGCCTGGCCTGGGTCCGCGTCGGCGAGGGCGGCGCGCTGACCGGCCCGATCGCCAAGTTCCTCACCGAGGAGAACGTCGCGGTCCTCACCGACCGCCTCGGCCTGAAGCCGGGCCACGCGATCTTCTTCGGCGCGGGCGAGTTCGACGAGGTCTCCAAGATCATGGGCCCGGTCCGGGTCGAGGCCGCCAAGCGCGCCGGCCGGTTCGAGGAGGACGTCTTCCGCTTCGCCTGGATCGTGGACTTCCCGATGTACGAGCGGGACGAGGACACCGGGAAGATCGACTTCTCCCACAACCCGTTCTCCATGCCGCAGGGCGGCCTGGAGGCGCTGGAGACCCAGGACCCGCTGGACGTGCTGGGCTGGCAGTACGACATCGTCTGCAACGGCATCGAGCTCTCCTCGGGCGCGATCCGGAACCACGAGCCCGAGATCATGTTCAAGGCCTTCGAGATCGCGGGCTACTCGCGCGAGACCGTGGAGCAGGAGTTCGCGGGCATGCTCCGCGCCTTCGAGTACGGCGCCCCGCCGCACGGCGGCATCGCCCCGGGAGTGGACCGCATCGTGATGCTCCTGGCCGACGAGCCGAACATCCGCGAGACCATCGCCTTCCCGCTCAACGGCAACGCCCAGGACCTGCTCATGGGCGCCCCGACGGAGCTGGACGAGGCCCGCCTGAAGGAGCTGAACATCCAGCTCCGCAAGCCGGTCGAGAAGAAGGCCGCGGAGGGCCGCCCGGTGACGGAGGCGGTCCACCCGGACGCGGCGCGGTAA
- a CDS encoding L,D-transpeptidase family protein: MPLPLRTLPAAALVCAGVLLSGCAGGTGPQPSPSTAAAERVPDGGKNAGGGRSAPEPRAQTLQAREIPGLGPRTRAAIPAGTRQALVVSGKGADANTSTAVLYERDAATGWSPASARWPAHNALRGWTDDHRQGDLRSPIGVYGLSDAGGLLPDPGTELPYDQESLFTISGRGFEGEPLEGSFDHVVAVDYNREPGTSPLDPARPLGDDKGGGIWIHVDHGGPTQGCVSLERDRMKELLRALDPGLRPIVVMGPAEVLAR, from the coding sequence ATGCCCCTGCCCCTCCGAACCCTTCCGGCCGCGGCACTGGTGTGTGCGGGGGTCCTGCTCAGCGGATGCGCGGGCGGTACCGGCCCGCAGCCGTCGCCGTCCACCGCCGCCGCCGAGCGGGTGCCGGACGGCGGCAAGAACGCGGGCGGGGGACGGTCCGCGCCCGAACCCCGCGCGCAGACCCTGCAGGCCCGGGAGATCCCCGGCCTCGGACCCCGGACACGGGCCGCCATCCCGGCGGGCACCCGCCAGGCCCTGGTCGTCAGCGGCAAGGGAGCGGACGCCAACACGTCGACCGCGGTGCTCTACGAGCGCGACGCGGCCACGGGCTGGAGCCCCGCCTCCGCGCGGTGGCCCGCCCACAACGCGCTGCGCGGCTGGACCGACGACCACCGCCAGGGCGACCTGCGCTCGCCGATCGGCGTCTACGGCCTCAGCGACGCGGGCGGCCTGCTCCCCGACCCCGGCACCGAGCTCCCGTACGACCAGGAGTCCCTCTTCACCATCAGCGGGCGGGGATTCGAGGGCGAGCCGCTCGAAGGATCCTTCGACCACGTCGTAGCCGTCGACTACAACCGCGAGCCGGGCACCAGCCCGCTGGACCCGGCCCGTCCGCTCGGTGACGACAAAGGCGGCGGCATCTGGATCCACGTCGACCACGGCGGCCCCACCCAGGGCTGCGTGTCGCTGGAACGGGACCGGATGAAGGAGCTGCTGCGGGCGCTCGACCCCGGCCTGCGCCCCATCGTCGTCATGGGCCCCGCAGAGGTCCTGGCACGCTGA
- a CDS encoding acyl-CoA dehydrogenase — protein sequence MGHYKSNLRDIEFNLFEVLGRDKLYGTGPFAEMDVDTAKSILEEIARLAENELAESFADADRNPPVFDPATNTAPVPASFRKSYEAFMDSEYWRLGLPEEIGGTTSPRSLIWGYAELLLGSNPAIWMYSSGPAFAGILFEEGNEAQKKVAQIAVDKRWGSTMVLTEPDAGSDVGAGRTKAVQQEDGSWHIEGVKRFITSGEHDMEENILHYVLARPEGAGPGTKGLSLFLVPKYLFDWETGELGERNGVYATNVEHKMGLKASNTCEMTFGDQHPAKGWLIGDKHDGIRQMFMIIEFARMMVGTKAIATLSTGYLNALEYAKERVQGPDLVNFADKTAPKVTITHHPDVRRSLMTQKAYAEGMRALVLYTAAVQDEIAVKEAAGDDAKALVALNDLLLPIVKGYGSERSYEQLAQSLQTFGGSGYLQEYPIEQYIRDAKIDTLYEGTTAIQGQDYFFRKIVRDQGQALNTLSEEIKKFLAVGDGGEELAGARDALAKAAVDLEAIVGTMTNDLIATGEDVRSIYKVGLNTTRLLMASGDVVVGYLLLRGAAVAAEKLPTASAKDVPFYQGKIAAAKFFAANVLPGVSVERALAETVDGSLMDLDEAAF from the coding sequence ATGGGGCACTACAAGTCGAATCTCCGCGACATCGAGTTCAACCTCTTCGAGGTCCTCGGGCGCGACAAGCTGTACGGCACCGGCCCGTTCGCGGAGATGGACGTCGACACCGCCAAGTCGATCCTGGAGGAGATCGCCCGGCTCGCGGAGAACGAGCTGGCCGAGTCCTTCGCCGACGCCGACCGCAACCCGCCCGTCTTCGACCCCGCCACCAACACCGCGCCCGTCCCCGCGAGCTTCAGGAAGAGCTACGAAGCCTTCATGGACTCCGAGTACTGGCGCCTCGGCCTGCCCGAGGAGATCGGCGGCACCACCTCGCCGCGCTCCCTGATCTGGGGCTACGCGGAGCTGCTGCTCGGCTCGAACCCGGCCATCTGGATGTACTCCTCCGGCCCGGCGTTCGCCGGCATCCTCTTCGAGGAGGGCAACGAGGCGCAGAAGAAGGTCGCGCAGATCGCGGTCGACAAGCGCTGGGGCTCCACCATGGTCCTCACCGAGCCGGACGCCGGCTCGGACGTCGGCGCCGGCCGCACCAAGGCCGTGCAGCAGGAGGACGGCTCCTGGCACATCGAGGGCGTCAAGCGCTTCATCACCTCCGGTGAGCACGACATGGAGGAGAACATCCTCCACTACGTCCTCGCCCGCCCCGAGGGCGCCGGTCCCGGCACCAAGGGCCTCTCCCTCTTCCTCGTGCCGAAGTACCTCTTCGACTGGGAGACCGGCGAGCTGGGCGAGCGCAACGGCGTCTACGCGACCAACGTCGAGCACAAGATGGGCCTCAAGGCCTCCAACACCTGCGAGATGACCTTCGGCGACCAGCACCCCGCCAAGGGCTGGCTGATCGGCGACAAGCACGACGGCATCCGCCAGATGTTCATGATCATCGAGTTCGCCCGGATGATGGTCGGCACGAAGGCCATCGCCACCCTCTCCACCGGCTACCTGAACGCCCTGGAGTACGCCAAGGAGCGCGTCCAGGGCCCCGACCTGGTGAACTTCGCCGACAAGACCGCCCCCAAGGTCACCATCACGCACCACCCCGACGTGCGCCGCTCCCTGATGACGCAGAAGGCCTACGCCGAGGGCATGCGCGCCCTGGTGCTCTACACGGCCGCCGTCCAGGACGAGATCGCCGTCAAGGAGGCCGCCGGCGACGACGCCAAGGCCCTCGTCGCCCTCAACGACCTGCTCCTCCCGATCGTCAAGGGCTACGGCTCCGAGCGGTCCTACGAGCAGCTCGCCCAGTCCCTGCAGACCTTCGGCGGCTCCGGCTACCTGCAGGAGTACCCGATCGAGCAGTACATCCGGGACGCCAAGATCGACACCCTCTACGAGGGCACCACGGCCATCCAGGGCCAGGACTACTTCTTCCGCAAGATCGTGCGCGACCAGGGCCAGGCCCTGAACACGCTCTCCGAGGAGATCAAGAAGTTCCTGGCCGTCGGCGACGGCGGCGAGGAGCTCGCCGGCGCCCGCGACGCCCTCGCCAAGGCCGCCGTCGACCTGGAGGCGATCGTCGGCACGATGACCAACGACCTCATCGCCACCGGCGAGGACGTCCGCAGCATCTACAAGGTCGGCCTCAACACCACCCGCCTGCTGATGGCGTCCGGCGACGTGGTCGTCGGCTACCTGCTGCTGCGCGGCGCCGCCGTGGCCGCCGAGAAGCTCCCGACCGCCTCCGCCAAGGACGTGCCGTTCTACCAGGGCAAGATCGCGGCCGCGAAGTTCTTCGCCGCCAACGTCCTGCCCGGCGTCTCCGTCGAGCGCGCGCTCGCCGAGACCGTCGACGGCTCCCTCATGGACCTCGACGAGGCCGCGTTCTAG
- a CDS encoding M18 family aminopeptidase produces MSSSEPSPTPSAATAPFDRGHTDDLMSFLAAAPTPYHAVAEAAGRLEKAGFRQVLETDAWDGTAGGRYVLRGGALIAWYVPEGAAAHTPFRIVGAHTDSPNLHVKPLPDTGSHGWRQIAVEIYGGTLLNTWLDRDLGLAGRLTLRDGSHRLVNVDRPLLRVPQLAVHLDRSVNTDGLKLDRQRHMQPIWGLGDVAEGDLIAFLEEEAGIAEGEVTGWDLMVHPVEKPAYLGRDRELLAGPRMDNLLSVHAGTAALAAVAGRTDLPYIPVLAAFDHEENGSQSDTGADGPLLGSVLERSVHARGGTLEDRARAYAGTVCLSSDTGHAVHPNYAERHDPTHHPRANGGPILKVNVNQRYATDGSGRAVFAAACEKAGVPWQTFVSNNAMPCGTTIGPITAARHGIHTVDIGVAILSMHSARELCGADDPYLLANAMVAFLEG; encoded by the coding sequence ATGAGCAGCAGCGAACCCTCCCCCACACCGTCGGCGGCCACCGCCCCGTTCGACCGCGGCCACACCGACGACCTGATGTCGTTCCTCGCCGCAGCGCCGACGCCCTACCACGCGGTCGCCGAGGCCGCCGGGCGGCTGGAGAAGGCGGGCTTCCGCCAGGTGCTGGAGACGGACGCATGGGACGGCACCGCGGGCGGCCGGTACGTGCTCCGCGGCGGCGCCCTGATCGCCTGGTACGTGCCCGAGGGTGCCGCTGCGCACACCCCGTTCCGCATCGTCGGCGCCCACACCGACTCCCCCAACCTGCACGTCAAGCCACTGCCGGACACCGGCTCCCACGGCTGGCGCCAGATCGCCGTGGAGATCTACGGCGGCACGCTCCTCAACACCTGGCTCGACCGCGACCTCGGCCTCGCCGGCCGGCTGACCCTGCGCGACGGCAGCCACCGCCTGGTGAACGTCGACCGCCCGCTGCTGCGCGTCCCGCAGCTCGCCGTCCACCTCGACCGCTCCGTCAACACCGACGGGCTCAAGCTCGACCGCCAGCGCCACATGCAGCCGATCTGGGGCCTCGGCGACGTGGCGGAGGGCGACCTGATCGCCTTCCTGGAGGAGGAGGCCGGCATCGCCGAGGGCGAGGTCACCGGCTGGGACCTGATGGTCCACCCCGTCGAGAAGCCCGCCTACCTGGGCCGCGACCGCGAGCTGCTGGCCGGGCCCCGGATGGACAACCTGCTCTCCGTGCACGCCGGCACCGCCGCGCTCGCCGCCGTCGCCGGACGGACGGACCTCCCGTACATCCCGGTGCTGGCCGCCTTCGACCACGAGGAGAACGGCTCCCAGTCCGACACCGGCGCCGACGGGCCGCTCCTCGGCTCGGTGCTCGAACGCTCCGTCCACGCCCGCGGCGGCACCCTGGAGGACCGCGCCCGCGCCTACGCCGGGACCGTCTGCCTCTCCTCGGACACCGGCCACGCCGTCCACCCCAACTACGCCGAGCGCCACGACCCGACCCACCACCCGCGCGCCAACGGCGGCCCGATCCTCAAGGTCAACGTCAACCAGCGCTACGCCACCGACGGCTCCGGCCGGGCCGTGTTCGCCGCGGCCTGCGAGAAGGCCGGCGTGCCGTGGCAGACCTTCGTCTCCAACAACGCCATGCCCTGCGGCACCACGATCGGCCCCATCACGGCCGCCCGCCACGGCATCCACACGGTGGACATCGGCGTCGCGATCCTCTCCATGCACAGCGCCCGCGAACTCTGCGGAGCCGACGACCCCTACCTGCTGGCCAACGCGATGGTCGCCTTCCTGGAAGGCTGA
- a CDS encoding NHL domain-containing thioredoxin family protein encodes MNDAAPAPTPAPAPRRARVRAPELIGKGGWLNTGGKELTLADLRGRITILDFWTFCCINCLHVLDELRELEEKHRDTVVIVGVHSPKFVHEAEHRAVVDAVERYQVHHPVLDDPELATWKQYAVRAWPTLVVIDPEGYVVAQHAGEGHAHAIERLVAELEAEHEAKGTLRRGDGPYVAPEPVATDLRFPGKVLRLPSGNFLVSDSTRHQLVELAADGESVVRRIGGDGEFNEPQGLALLPDGRVAVADTVHHRIKAYDPASGAIEELAGTGGQWWQGSPTSGPAGEVALSSPWDVAWWNDRLWIAMAGVHQLWTYDPAAGTVQVAAGTTNEGLVDGPAAEAWFAQPSGLAAAGDRLWIADSETSAVRWIGTDGVVHTAVGTGLFDFGHRDGEAGQALLQHPLGVTVLPDGSVAISDTYNHALRRFDPASGEVTTLATDLREPSGAVLDGDEIVVVESARHRLTRLRLPEEAVRVEAVAHRTQRAATDVAPGVLRLDVVFQAPAGQKLDTRYGPSTRLLVSSTPPELLRAGDGAGSDLSRELEIDPGVSEGVLHVSAMAASCDDDPANEYPACHVHQQDWGVPVRVTADGAVRLPLVLAGMDEQRA; translated from the coding sequence ATGAACGATGCCGCCCCGGCGCCCACCCCCGCGCCCGCCCCCCGCCGTGCCCGTGTCCGTGCCCCCGAGCTGATCGGCAAGGGCGGCTGGCTGAACACCGGCGGCAAGGAGCTGACCCTCGCCGACCTGCGAGGACGTATCACGATCCTGGACTTCTGGACGTTCTGCTGCATCAACTGCCTGCACGTCCTCGACGAGCTCCGGGAGCTGGAGGAGAAGCACCGGGACACCGTGGTGATCGTCGGCGTGCACTCCCCGAAGTTCGTGCACGAGGCGGAGCACCGGGCGGTCGTCGACGCGGTCGAGCGCTACCAGGTGCACCACCCGGTGCTGGACGACCCGGAGCTGGCCACCTGGAAGCAGTACGCCGTGCGCGCCTGGCCGACGCTGGTGGTCATCGACCCCGAGGGGTACGTCGTCGCCCAGCACGCCGGTGAGGGCCACGCCCACGCGATCGAGCGGCTGGTGGCGGAGCTGGAGGCCGAGCACGAGGCCAAGGGCACCCTGCGGCGCGGCGACGGGCCGTACGTGGCGCCGGAGCCGGTGGCGACCGATCTGCGGTTCCCCGGCAAGGTCCTGCGGCTGCCGTCGGGGAACTTCCTGGTCTCCGACTCGACCCGGCACCAGCTGGTGGAGCTGGCGGCGGACGGCGAGAGCGTGGTGCGGCGGATCGGCGGCGACGGGGAGTTCAACGAGCCGCAGGGGCTGGCGCTGCTGCCGGACGGCCGGGTGGCCGTCGCCGACACGGTGCACCACCGGATCAAGGCGTACGACCCGGCGAGCGGTGCGATCGAGGAGCTGGCGGGCACGGGCGGCCAGTGGTGGCAGGGGTCGCCGACGTCGGGCCCGGCCGGCGAGGTGGCGCTGTCGTCGCCGTGGGACGTGGCGTGGTGGAACGACCGGCTGTGGATCGCGATGGCGGGCGTGCACCAGCTGTGGACGTACGACCCCGCGGCGGGGACCGTGCAGGTGGCGGCCGGTACGACGAACGAGGGGCTGGTCGACGGCCCGGCGGCCGAGGCGTGGTTCGCGCAGCCGTCGGGGCTCGCCGCGGCGGGCGACCGGCTGTGGATCGCCGACTCGGAGACGAGCGCGGTGCGCTGGATCGGCACCGACGGCGTCGTGCACACGGCCGTCGGCACCGGCCTGTTCGACTTCGGTCACCGTGACGGCGAGGCCGGACAGGCCCTGCTCCAGCACCCGTTGGGCGTGACGGTGCTGCCCGACGGGTCGGTGGCGATCAGCGACACGTACAACCACGCGCTGCGGCGGTTCGACCCGGCGTCGGGCGAGGTCACCACGCTCGCCACCGATCTGCGGGAGCCGAGCGGCGCGGTGCTCGACGGCGACGAGATCGTGGTCGTGGAGTCGGCCCGGCACCGGCTGACGCGGCTGCGGCTGCCGGAGGAGGCGGTGCGCGTGGAGGCGGTGGCGCACCGGACGCAGCGTGCGGCGACCGATGTCGCGCCGGGTGTCCTCCGCCTCGACGTGGTGTTCCAGGCCCCGGCCGGGCAGAAGCTGGACACCCGGTACGGGCCGTCGACGCGGCTGCTGGTGTCGTCGACGCCGCCGGAGCTGCTGCGCGCGGGCGACGGGGCGGGGTCGGACCTGTCCCGGGAGCTGGAGATCGATCCGGGGGTGTCCGAGGGCGTGCTGCACGTCTCCGCGATGGCGGCGTCCTGCGACGACGATCCCGCGAACGAGTACCCGGCCTGCCATGTGCACCAGCAGGACTGGGGCGTCCCGGTGCGGGTGACGGCGGACGGCGCGGTCCGGCTGCCGCTGGTCCTGGCGGGCATGGACGAGCAGCGGGCCTGA
- a CDS encoding AI-2E family transporter encodes MTAPHPQTLLPEPIRRLAAWCAVALLVAGVAGVAVWLVIIFKTVVTPVLLALLGTALLGPLNRLLLRMKMRRSLAAGLTCVAVLAVVGGAVYIVVHALVETGDQIVASVRQAGQDLAEHFGAAGTSLDDIADNAQDLLGKFGGTAASGVITGLSVVGEMIAVAVLALLLVFFFLRDSDRAVSTLRSIVPRSTGDVAEAMSRRAFGAVEGFMRGTTFIALIDAVCITVGLLILRVPGAAGLGALVFVGAYIPYLGAFLSGAVAVLVALADRGFVIALWVLGVVLAVQVLEGHVLQPMIQSRTVQMHPAVVMLAITAGAGLAGILGMLLAVPVTAAAFGVVGELRERYGTPPPPAPPSGPPGPPDGS; translated from the coding sequence GTGACCGCTCCCCACCCGCAGACCCTGCTCCCCGAGCCGATCCGCAGGCTCGCCGCCTGGTGCGCGGTCGCCCTGCTGGTGGCCGGGGTCGCCGGGGTCGCCGTCTGGCTCGTGATCATCTTCAAGACGGTCGTCACCCCGGTGCTGCTGGCCCTGCTCGGCACCGCGCTGCTCGGGCCGCTGAACCGGCTGCTGCTCAGGATGAAGATGCGGCGCTCGCTCGCGGCCGGGCTGACCTGCGTCGCCGTGCTCGCGGTCGTCGGCGGGGCCGTCTACATCGTGGTCCACGCCCTGGTGGAGACCGGGGACCAGATCGTGGCCTCCGTCCGCCAGGCCGGCCAGGACCTCGCGGAGCACTTCGGGGCGGCGGGAACCTCGCTGGACGACATCGCGGACAACGCCCAGGACCTCCTGGGCAAGTTCGGCGGCACCGCCGCGTCCGGAGTGATCACCGGCCTGAGCGTGGTCGGCGAGATGATCGCCGTGGCCGTCCTGGCCCTGCTCCTCGTCTTCTTCTTCCTGCGCGACTCGGACCGGGCCGTCTCCACGCTGCGCTCGATCGTGCCCCGCTCCACCGGCGACGTGGCGGAGGCCATGTCCCGCCGCGCCTTCGGCGCCGTCGAGGGCTTCATGCGCGGGACCACCTTCATCGCGCTGATCGACGCCGTCTGCATCACCGTCGGCCTGCTGATCCTCCGGGTGCCCGGGGCCGCCGGACTCGGCGCGCTCGTCTTCGTGGGCGCCTACATCCCCTACCTCGGGGCCTTCCTCTCCGGAGCCGTCGCCGTCCTGGTCGCCCTCGCCGACCGGGGCTTCGTCATCGCGCTCTGGGTGCTCGGGGTGGTGCTCGCCGTGCAGGTGCTGGAGGGCCATGTGCTCCAGCCGATGATCCAGAGCCGCACCGTCCAGATGCACCCGGCGGTGGTGATGCTGGCGATCACCGCCGGAGCCGGCCTCGCGGGCATCCTGGGAATGCTGCTGGCCGTTCCGGTGACCGCCGCGGCCTTCGGCGTCGTCGGCGAGCTGCGCGAACGCTACGGGACGCCGCCCCCGCCGGCGCCGCCGTCAGGGCCCCCGGGCCCGCCGGACGGTTCGTAG
- a CDS encoding pirin family protein, with protein MPAVTVENPLTLPRVAAPADAVSRPVRTVTTAPTGFEGEGFPVRRAFAGINYQHLDPFIMMDQMGEVDYAPGEPKGTPWHPHRGFETVTYLIDGTFVHQDSNGGGGTIQNGDTQWMTAGSGLLHIEAPPEQLVMSGGLFHGLQLWVNLPARDKMMDPRYQDIRGGQVQLLTSPDGGALLRVIAGELDGHKGPGITHTPITMIHATLRPGAQIRIPWREDFNGLAYVLAGRGAVGEERRPVHMGQTAVFGAGGALTVWADDAQNGSHTGDLEIVLLGGQPIREPMAHYGPFVMNTRAELQQAFEDFQKGRLGTVPAVHGMKPSGPEGN; from the coding sequence ATGCCTGCAGTGACTGTCGAGAACCCGCTCACCCTGCCGCGCGTCGCCGCGCCCGCCGACGCCGTCTCCCGGCCGGTGCGCACCGTGACCACCGCGCCCACCGGTTTCGAGGGGGAGGGTTTCCCGGTGCGCCGCGCGTTCGCCGGCATCAACTACCAGCACCTCGACCCGTTCATCATGATGGACCAGATGGGTGAGGTGGACTACGCGCCCGGAGAGCCGAAGGGCACCCCCTGGCACCCCCACCGCGGCTTCGAGACCGTCACCTACCTGATCGACGGCACCTTCGTCCACCAGGACAGCAACGGCGGCGGCGGGACCATCCAGAACGGCGACACCCAGTGGATGACGGCAGGCAGCGGCCTGCTCCACATCGAGGCGCCCCCGGAGCAGCTGGTCATGTCCGGCGGCCTCTTCCACGGGCTCCAGCTCTGGGTGAACCTGCCGGCCCGCGACAAGATGATGGACCCCCGCTACCAGGACATCCGCGGCGGCCAGGTCCAGCTCCTCACCTCCCCCGACGGCGGCGCGCTGCTGCGCGTCATCGCCGGTGAGCTGGACGGCCACAAGGGCCCGGGCATCACCCACACCCCGATCACGATGATCCACGCGACCCTGCGCCCCGGCGCGCAGATCCGCATCCCGTGGCGCGAGGACTTCAACGGCCTGGCCTACGTCCTCGCGGGACGCGGCGCGGTCGGCGAGGAGCGGCGTCCCGTGCACATGGGGCAGACGGCCGTCTTCGGCGCCGGCGGCGCGCTCACCGTGTGGGCCGACGACGCCCAGAACGGATCGCACACCGGGGACCTGGAGATCGTCCTGCTCGGCGGGCAGCCGATCCGTGAGCCGATGGCGCACTACGGGCCGTTCGTCATGAACACCCGCGCCGAGCTCCAGCAGGCCTTCGAGGACTTCCAGAAGGGCCGGCTCGGCACCGTGCCCGCCGTGCACGGCATGAAGCCCTCGGGCCCCGAAGGCAACTGA
- a CDS encoding SseB family protein, whose protein sequence is MYGYDQTPGAQQQQYVPQQPSYGQQPLYPEPSPPSLADAVRAFTTGAMSAEDFQQIFATSKVYCPRGDNPGFLALHNTQQPVIPMFTSLKELRRYAGKESKYFVITGAEVIDLLPTGYGFVLDMEGDHRMVFDAKAVEQMVDFAMRRMYG, encoded by the coding sequence ATGTACGGCTACGACCAGACCCCGGGCGCCCAGCAGCAGCAGTACGTGCCGCAGCAGCCCTCCTACGGGCAGCAGCCGCTGTATCCGGAACCGTCGCCGCCGTCCCTCGCGGACGCGGTGCGCGCCTTCACCACCGGGGCGATGTCGGCCGAGGACTTCCAGCAGATCTTCGCCACCTCGAAGGTCTACTGCCCGCGGGGCGACAACCCCGGATTCCTGGCGCTGCACAACACCCAGCAGCCGGTGATCCCGATGTTCACCTCGCTCAAGGAGCTGCGCAGGTACGCGGGCAAGGAGTCGAAGTACTTCGTCATCACCGGCGCCGAGGTGATCGACCTGCTGCCCACGGGGTACGGCTTCGTGCTCGACATGGAGGGCGACCACCGCATGGTCTTCGACGCGAAGGCCGTGGAGCAGATGGTCGACTTCGCGATGCGCCGGATGTACGGCTAG